In Amblyomma americanum isolate KBUSLIRL-KWMA chromosome 8, ASM5285725v1, whole genome shotgun sequence, the DNA window GCAGCACTGACACCTCGTTGGTCTGAAATTCTCTTTCAGAACTTTTATTTGCTTCCATTTCATAAAATCCATTCATCACGGGCTCAGCACCGTGTGCTACCTGTCGGTTAGGCCCAAGTACCACGGGGAAATGCTAAGCTCTTTGTGAAAATGAATCATAGATTTGGACATTATGTTCGCTGTGTAGTACCGAGATAGCATTTTAAAGCACTCTTGAAAGCGGGCCTCACAATAAAACATATATTTCAACATGTCAGTACACAATGCACAAGATATCCATGGAGCGTGATAGTACTGCGGCCTGGTGGCTAATAAGGCAAAGCAAGGTGACTGAAAATGAAGAGGTAAAGGTCTTGTGGTACATGAAGGCTTATCCGACACACAATGGTGAACTGGTTGaaagtgtttctccaacataagcAAAAAGATTGCGCCAATGCAACTGCGTTTCTCGAAAAAAATAGGAAGGACGTAGCGACCAGTCGTGCCCTTCGTTTGGCTCCATCGCCAGGATTTTTATAAAGTCAGAAAGTATCTACAGTGtcgcctttatttttatttttcgtttttcagCCAAGCTGGCATGGCGGCTCGGAAGGCAGAGTCCATGTTCCAGGTTATCGATGGGGAACGGTACATCTTCTTCCGTGACCCAACCAAGGTGCGCGAGGCGCTGCGATACCAACCGCGCGAGGGCGACATCATCGAGGTTGCCTATCCCAAGTGTGGCATGCAGATGATGCAACAGATGATACAACTCATCGTGCACGACGGCCGAGTCGCCAAGAATTTCGGCGAGTTTAGCGCGAGGGCACCACATCTCGAAGACTGCGGCGGGTCCGTGCCAGATGGGGCTCCGTTGCCGAGGCTCTTTCGAACCCACATCCGGTTGGGGAAGATAGCCGTAAACCCGGCAGCCAAGTACATCTATGTGGCGCGCAACCCTTGGGACGCCTGCTACTCCCAGTACATTTTCAACAGACAGATGCCCGTATGTCCTTTGCAGGAGACCTTCGATGAATTCCTCAATATGTTTCTGGATGGGGCATTGACCAATGGCTCCTACTTTGAGCACGTCAAAAGCGGATACACGAGAAGAGGCCAGCCCAACGTCTTCTTTGCGACATACGAAGACATGGTTCGCGACCCGGCTGGAACATTACAGCGCCTGGCCGATTTCCTGGGAAAGAACTACGGAGAAAGGTGGGCTCGTACTTTTCCTTATTGACACGCAGGTGGCGTATTAAGCGTTTTAAGGCACGTGTAAAATCCAATTAGCATAAGATGTGAAAAAAAGTTGTTACTCCTCCAAGGCCAGCCCCAGTAGTGAAAAAGACGCGCAGAATTCTAGAAACATGCTTGTGTAGTTCAAACGTGTTTCGGTTTAATTCTACGCGCAGAGGACGCATGCAGGTATTATTTCATGGACCGTGTGGTGGAGAAGTAAATATAATCCTGCTTTATTTTCTGGGTTTGCAGCTGGGCTACTATTAAGCTTTCTCTGGGATACGCAAAAGGCTACTGTTTCCGTACTCCTATGTTGTCTACGCGAAAATACGTGTTTTAATAGTTCGCGCATCACTTACTGGATTGTCTTTCAGGACTCTATACACAGTTCAAAAAGTACTTCATTGCTGCGTTGGCTAAAGCTTAGAGAAGGTGAACTGTCTTAGTGAATAAGTCACAAGAAAGAGGGGAAATATTCTTAATGAAACTTTTTTTGCCATTGCATACTTAAAATTTGAGCCCTTAGGTTTTTCTCgcacttatttattttttgttggcAACATTCACGTATAGCAACTCCATGAGAATCGAATGGTAAAATGGCGGGTGTCTTCGCATCGTACCTTTAACGCGTGTAGGAACAGAAATTCGGTGGCTAAGTTTCAGTAGTAATGAACACGTTACATTTCTAAAGAAGGCCGATTATTTAAAAGTATTGACAACTGTAGAGCAACCGGAAAGATCGACACGAAGCCTAATTTCATTATATATTGACAATGCTAGCAGCACTAGCAGTGGGAATACTACCGTCTAGTGACGTCACATCCCCCAGCCTCCGGAAGTGCTGGCTGACGAAATCACTTCCAAACAGCCAATCGGCTAATTACACGACAAATGACGCATTTTGGCCCTATGAGGTCTCTAATGATGCAAGCACTCATCCGCATGGTGATTACATGCGCATATCCACACTACTGGCTTTTACACACACCTCTGACGGCATTTCTTTACAGATTTCGTAACGACAAGGAGCTTCTTGCCTCAGCCGCAGAAAAATGCACGCCGACCTACCTGAAGAGCCTGCTCCAAGTGGAGACTGGCAGAATGGCGGCTTTGATGATCCGTGCCGCCGGGTTCTCGGAGGCTGTGAAAGCAGCGGATGTGGGACAAGGATCTTTTAGCCTGGTGTGCCGGCCCGAAGTCGGAGCCTGGAAGGAAGGCTTCACAAAGGAGCAGCTAAAGAAAACAGTAGAAAAGATTGAAGGGAGCATTGGAAACGAGTTCGTCGGAAATCTGTGGGTTAGAGAGTGGCGTGAGGTTCGTGAGGAATCTTCATGAGCACTGAACAGAGCGGATTTTCAAGAAAAGTTGTAGCTTTTCAAAGACTTTCATCTAAGTATGAAGTGAATGTCCAGTTCATTTGTCATGATAATGAGGAGTACCTTTCAGTACGGGAATATAACAGAAGAAACAGCGAGAAAAAATGATCGGTTCAAGCAGTGCTTGTCTAGCGTAACTAACTGACCAACGGTAAAGTAACCACGCCTTAGATAACAAATGTCGCCTTGGTAAAGCAATTAGTAATAGTTAACATCTCTTCCTAGGTCTCGGAAGGGGCTACATAAACGGCAAAGTAATAAAGTGCATACATGCGAGTTTATTTCTCAAATTACTGCGATAACATGGTCATGTTTCATGCTCTCAGATGTATACGTGATGAGAGTGTGGGAAGTTTCATTAGAAATCTGGGTAATAGTGAAACTAGCTGAGGCATTCTCTGCAGATTTTGGAGCGAAAACACCACTCTCCGAGCTGCAACTTTCAAGTTCAACAAGGTCTCACTTTGGGCTTGAGCCAGGCTTCAGACGCCTGACGTCATACTATGGGATTGGCCACAGCTGGAGCCGAACTCCGCCTGTGCCGCGCCACTGGCCTCGCCGCTGCGCAGAGCCACCGCCGTTCCACGTGACATGACCGCGTGATTAGCCCTATATAGCGCTCGACTCGCTGCCATCGCTTCAGTCTGGGCCGCTAGGGGGCTCGACTCGGCGGAGCGATGAAGGCCACTCTTTCACTCATCTGACTATGTATAACCGTGTTAAACGCCTGGCATTTTTGGGAGCAGCCACTTTATTATCATGGCGTCATTGGCTCGGCGCTTGGTGCGGGAAATTGTATGTTCCGAAGGTAGGAAATAAGGCTCCGATTTGCATGACTTGGTGCTGGTGACAGGGCATAGTTGCGAGCTCGCAAACCGCAGCCTTAACGTAACTTCTAACAGTACTTGTGGTGCGCGTTATTCATTTCGTCTTGTCCTCTAttcccgcgctgttttacaatgaaataaacaaaagtGGAAAGTCTTGCAAGCAAGTCAAACAGCAACTGTGGTAAATGAAaagcaagactgccgtcggatcAAGGGCGATGAAAACATTTTGCTCGCAAATCTTTCCACACTCAATCCCTTATGTCCCCGaccgatattgaagcctggaatAACGCTAGCAATTCACTAAATCGCTATAAAGTTGATGCTAATGAATTAAAAAATTCGGGACCGTTCAAGCTTACTGTCATTGCTTACTAGGTCCTGACCATAGTAatccgggaagagcaacctagaagAGCaacgctcgggaagagcaacctgggtagcaCAAAAGGCCCAgcgctgagagcacctgccaccacagggcagtggcgcatcgcttaaccgctgcagcactgcgccaggagaggtgaggtttcccagggatctatgaatgcaaagaagAGAATGACCTTTTGTGTATATGATCGCTACAGGGCGGAGCCGCActttagggcggagcttaagtgtcctctccaatctTTCCCATAGTTACCTGACGCAATGCAACTGGAGCGTCGTGCCGTTTTCAAAGCATCTGCAtgcagcacacacaaaaaataagatGTATTCCCGATCTAGATTCCAGCTTTCGCCGTGAACACAGCGCAGATGAGTTTCGTGGTGCCTCATACAATGTGTACGTGTTATTGGTTTTAAATAAGGCGTGTTGCCCGGAAGAAGGAACAGCGTTGCGGAAGAAGTTCCTAGCTGCACGTGCGCTGTGAGGATGCGCAGAAGGTCCGCCTTTTAAAACCAAGTTTGCTGGAAAGTCGGCGTTTGCGTGCGCTAGTTAATGGTTTGACAGAAAAGAACCCTCCCGGTTCGTCTCTGGTAATTGTTTAAAGAAATTCGCAGTTAATTTCATAGATGCAAAGTTCAGCGCCCTTTTGAGAACATTTGAACCAGTAGAATTTTCTTGAACTTCATTTAAAATCTTCATACGGTCACGGAGCGCGCTACCAGCAGTGTTTCCGGTTAGACCTGAAAACTGAAAATATTGGGCGCAGCGATCGCAATATGTGCATCGTTTCCAAACGTGACAATACGGCGCTGCACTTCCCGAACAGGAAGTTCCTCTCCAGCATACTGGCGTTGTCCTCGGCAAGTTCTGGATGAAGGCCGTGCGCACGTTGCAGATGTCTCGCAGTATGAAGGCGAGGCGCTTTCCATTATAGCGTTTCTATTTGCAATATGTCACCAAGTCGCAGCTCGAGTTGAATATGATCACGTCGTCCAGACATACTTCAGTTAGGCTCAGTCGATGTGTCCCGATCCAGCAAGCTCATTCCTATGGCTGCTATGGATGACAGGTGCCGCGAATTCACAGTCAGCGGGGTTGCACCGTACTCGTAAACGCCGCTGAGTACTTGTACCGATGCTCCTATCCTGAAGTGAGGGTAAGGGTGTCAATATTATTTTAGAGACAAGCACAATACATAAAAGATAATTGCTTGTCAGGCTAAGGATGCAGCCATAAACTGAACGGCGTGCTTCGTAGTTCCCTGCGCGACCAGGGAAATGCACCTCAATGTCTGGCCGCGCCTCTGTGCAGTGACGAAATTTAGGTATCTCGTGGTTTCTGTTTTGCGAAAAGTCGTCGAGAGACGTCAATTAGCTAAACACCCAAATAAAACACGCAAGCATCAGCCCAAACACAATAAAACAGTGACTCATCAGAATGATACTGCGAGTGGGTGCGGTCGAGAAACAGATAATAACGATGACCACTAGTAATTTTCTCCGAAAGGGACAGTCGTTATTGTTGTTGTCCTCTTTTGGAGGGGCACACACCCACAGTGGAGCATTGGCCAGGGTTCCTTCTAGAGTAAAACAACTGTGAACAATGACTCATTTAAGGTAGTCTTAAGTGGCCTtcgactacggcaccttttttcttctttcccactCACATTCCGCCCTCCCGTCACGGCgctgtttgggtgtccaccgaaatgtaaGAAAGTACTGCGGCGTTTCCCTTCCTTAAGAAACCCTTTTTTGGGCTTCGAAAAAACATGATACTGATTACCACTCCTAATTCTCTCCAAAAGCGATAGCTATGACACCTGTCTTCTTCCACACTCACCCTCCGCCCTTCcgtcacggcgcggttgaggtatccaccAAAATTTcagcgccatttcccttcctcaagAAACCTTTTTTGATCATTTCAGACGCTCAAAAAAGGTTTCGGaagagaaatggcgcagtactctGAAATTTCGCCTTAATtggtacccgccgcagtggcccagtggttacggcgctcggctcctgatccgCAGTTACCtgtttcgaacccaaccgcggtggccgcgtttcgatggaggcgaaacgctaagctgCCCGTGCggtacgatatcagtgcacgttaaagatcccaaggtagtcgaaattattccagagccctccactacggcacctcattcttcctttcctatttcgctccctcctttatcccttcccttacggcgcggttgtgagacagatactgcgccatttcatttccccaaaaaccaatttttaatttttcagttttctaaATTGCCGCGTTTATGGAACCGAACTGTCTGTTCtagcgactgaaggaagaatgaaatggGAAGTGCACGTGGCTTGGCCTTTCGCTCCAGCTGAGTCACAGCCGCTGCCACATGCAGACAAAGAAGAGTTGAAACAGATGTGAGAGGAGGGATTGAAATAAGTGACGCTCGCCGCAACAACTGCGTCCGCCGAAGTGACGACGACGTCTTTCGCAAGAGACACCCCCTGTGGCAAGAGCTCTTGGCAGAGTCCCCCAGATCCCAGAGCCCAAGGGACAGAAAGCCACCCTTCTTCTCACCCTGCGAGAGAGGCTACCAGCCGGAAAGAGAGCATGGATATGACTCACCTAGCAACAACGTGCCGACTTAGTGCAGGTGCGTAGGCATGTTTCATGACACATGTGCTGAACATAGGGAAACTTGGAAAAGATTCGTTGCATCAGATGGCTATCACTGGCATTAAGAAGCAGGCTTCGTCGACGTGGCAGACACCAAGTCGACGCGAGAGAAGCAGCCAGACTTCGTTGTGTGTGTGTCGGCGATCGATAGTACGCTAGCCTTCTGCCTTTCGACCAGTGTAAGTTTTTGTGCGATGGTTATTTGTTCCATCTAGTGAATATATGTGGTTGTTTGTTGGTAGTCTCTTAAAAATGGCATTTTCATGAATTAGGTTAAAGAAGCGAACGCTACAGGAATTATGCGATCGTGTCTGCTCAGTAGATGCGTGCACTTAATGAAATTAGGTTGCTTAGCTTCACAAAACAGGTGCGCAACTGTGAACACGAGCCAAATTCGACAAAATCAAAAGTTTAGGAATGTACCCATAGTATGTGAGAAACGTGAAATATAGCATGATATATTTTCGGATATCTAAGACCTTAGATGTCTCTTAACGTGAGTTTTCTATTGCATGGTGCTTGGGGTAGGTTttgcttttcctttcctttttacatgtaTCTGGGGCTTGCAGTGTTAATACTGCCTTCGAATACATAACCTGCCGcagtgatttcttttttttttgcatgttctgAGACTGTACACTATGCATGTTATATAATATAAACGAACCTCACAAGAAGTAAGAATGGATGGTTAGTAGACAGTTAATTACATAAATAATGGGCGCACAATAATTCAATGCGTGTTTTGTTCGTTTCAGCTTCATAGAAGCTATGCACTTCTCTGTGGCGTTGCGGGTACTGGCCTTTGCTGTTGCCGCCTGTGGTAGGTCATGTTTACTGCTACGTTGTACATGTTTGCATTTAAAGATACTATTCAAAATCTTAGTTCTTTTCACAATAGCAGAAGTTACTATCGCAACTGTGCTCTGCAGTTTGCTTCATTCGGCATTGAGTTTACCCTCCGTTGGGCAGGTTGGGATCCAGTAAACAATTAACCACAGCGAAAAATGATCTGCGGTTGCTGTGTGGGCGCAAAAGTAAGCGGATTCATGCAGTGTTGAGAGAAAGCTGCCGTTCTGCAAAACAATAAAATTATTAAAGGCTTAAAAGCACTGTTACTGAGAAGGTTCATAGCAGTGCATAAGAGCAAGGTTTCCGG includes these proteins:
- the LOC144100325 gene encoding sulfotransferase ssu-1-like; the protein is MAARKAESMFQVIDGERYIFFRDPTKVREALRYQPREGDIIEVAYPKCGMQMMQQMIQLIVHDGRVAKNFGEFSARAPHLEDCGGSVPDGAPLPRLFRTHIRLGKIAVNPAAKYIYVARNPWDACYSQYIFNRQMPVCPLQETFDEFLNMFLDGALTNGSYFEHVKSGYTRRGQPNVFFATYEDMVRDPAGTLQRLADFLGKNYGERFRNDKELLASAAEKCTPTYLKSLLQVETGRMAALMIRAAGFSEAVKAADVGQGSFSLVCRPEVGAWKEGFTKEQLKKTVEKIEGSIGNEFVGNLWVREWREVREESS